The window CCATGCGCGCCACGAGGTCGTCCGCCATGCGCTGCGCGGCCGTGGCGACCTCGGCGGGGCGGTCGCCGGTGTGCCCGTCCGCGAGCGGCTGCAGCAGCGCCTGCGCCTGCGTGATCGGCAGGCGCGAGAAGTCCGTGATGTCCAGCCCTGAGAGCGTCACGGCGAGCGCCTCGCGCCGCAGGCGCTTCCCGTGGCAGAGCGGGCAGGGGCGGCTGAGCATGAAGCCCGCCGCGCGGCGTTTCATGCTGGCGCTCTCGCTGGTCGCGAAGGTCTGCATCACGTACCGCCGCGCGCCCGTGAAGGTCCCCATGTAGTCCGGCGCGCGTTTCGCCTTCACGGCGCGGCGCGTCTCGGCGGGCGTGAGGCCCGGGTACACCGGCACGACCGGCTGCTCGTCCGTGAAGAGGATCCAATTCCGCAACTCGCGCGGCAGGTCCCGCCAGGGCGTGTCCACGTCGTGCCCGAGCGATACGAGGATGTCCCGCTGGTTCTGCCCGCCCCACGCGGGCGGCCAGCCCGCGATGGCCTTCTCCCGGATGGTGAGGGTCGGGTCCGGCACGAGCGTCTCCTCGGTCACGTCGTACACGCGGCCCTGCCCCTGGCATTCCGGGCAGGCGCCTTCCGGCGTGTTCGGGGAGAAGCCCTCGGCGTACACGATGCCCGCCCCGTCCGGGTACTCGCCCGCGCGGGAGTACAGCATGCGCAGCAGGTTCGAGAGCGTGGTGACGCTCCCGACCGAGGAGCGCGCGGTGGGCGTGCCGCGCGCCTGCTGCAGCGCCACGGCGGGCGGCAGGCCGTCCACGCGGTCCACGTCCGGCACGCCCACCTGATGAAAGAGGCGGCGCGCGTACGGCGACACGGACTCCAGGTACCGGCGCTGCGCCTCGGCGTACAGGGTGCCGAAGGCGAGGCTGCTCTTGCCGGACCCGGACACGCCCGTGAACACCACGAGGGCGTCCCTGGGCAGGTCCACGTCCACGTTCCTGAGGTTGTGCTCGCGCGCGCCGCGCACCTCCACGAATCCCGGTCTTCCGGCGCGCGTGAGGGTGGACTTCCGTCTGGACTTCATGACCGTGATCATGGACCGGCGCGGCCCTCATCGCCCTTGCGGGAGTCTTCAGGGTCGCGCGGGCGGGTGCAGGAACGGCAGGCCGGGCAGGCCTCCGGCGTCCGTGAGGTTCGGTTCGGCACCGACCTGCCACGCGTGCCGGACCAGTGTAGGGGCAGGCACGTCCGGGGAGTGCAGGTGCACGCGCGGGCCGCGCAGGGTGGGGGTGGCCGGATGGAAGGTCCCGTCCGGTCCGGCCAGCGCGAAGCCGCGGGCGGCGCCGCCGTCCAGGGTGCGGAGCGGCGAGTCCGCGTGCGTGCGGAACGTGAGGGTGGCGCGTCCGGGGCCGAAGCGCACGGCGCGCAGTTCGGGGCCGGTCGCGGGCAGGTCGCTGCGGCGGTACTCGCGGTGCAGGGCCAGTCCGGCGAGGCGTTCGCCCACCTCGGCCTTGCGCCGCGGGTGGATGTCGTTCAGGTCGCCGAGGTCGGCGGTGCACACCAGACCGCTGTGCGTGCCGCGGGTGGCGGCCTGCTGCGCGGCCCACAGGTCCAGCAGGTCCTCGTCCCGCCCGTAGCGGTACGGGGCGAGCTGAGCGGCGTAGACCGGCAGGTGCGGGTGGCGGGTCGCCCGGCGCAGCGCCGTCATGAGGGCCCGGAGACGCGCGGCGTACGGTCCGGCGTCCCCCACGTCGGACTCGCCCTGGTACCAGAGGGCGCCGCGCAGGGCGAGGGGGAGCAGCGGGGCGATCATGGCGTTCCAGGCGGTGCCGGGCTTGAGGGTGTTCCACGCGTCGAAGGGCGTGAAGGGGTGCGGCCCGT of the Deinococcus aquiradiocola genome contains:
- a CDS encoding sialate O-acetylesterase codes for the protein MRSTLRFGDACSDHMVLQRGVPLPVWGFGLPGDEVRVTFAGQEAAARVDRAGRWTAQLAPLEANAHGQPLTVRSGALRLQCRDVLVGDVWLCAGQSNMELGVGSADHRDHALTLADNPLLRLLLVQKSSAPTAQAHFPPAAGEPRWAVCTPRRVQHGGWGGFSAAAFHFGARLVRELGVPVGLIQAAYGGSRIAPFIPLSAKRGHPALQADAQEIRAADQAARNGPHPFTPFDAWNTLKPGTAWNAMIAPLLPLALRGALWYQGESDVGDAGPYAARLRALMTALRRATRHPHLPVYAAQLAPYRYGRDEDLLDLWAAQQAATRGTHSGLVCTADLGDLNDIHPRRKAEVGERLAGLALHREYRRSDLPATGPELRAVRFGPGRATLTFRTHADSPLRTLDGGAARGFALAGPDGTFHPATPTLRGPRVHLHSPDVPAPTLVRHAWQVGAEPNLTDAGGLPGLPFLHPPARP